In the Candidatus Poribacteria bacterium genome, GCGTACCCGTAGTAGCAAACGCCGAGAAGCGTTTCGTTGGATTCAATGCCCCACACTTTGGACATTCCAGAGGGGAGTTGACATCACTGGCACGTTGGAGGACCTCAAATTCAGCTGTACAGTCATCGCAGTGGTATTCAAAAAGTGGCATTTATTTTCCTTTACGCTGTGGTGGGGCGGATGATGAGTTTTATCTTTGTGCCTTTGGGTGGGATTATATCGGTATTTACACGATACGTCCGATCATCGGTGCCAGTAGGTAGAGGATGGTTGAAAAGCGAATCTGGGTCGCGATAGACGGCGATAATGTTATGGAAGAGCTGGGCAGTAAATTGATTATTCTTAAGCCGTCCACCTGTGAAGACCCATGGCGTTTCCTGCATCGGCTGTTCCGTAAAGGCATTCCATACTAACTCTCTCGCACGGCGCGAGACAACTTCTTCGCCTTGATTCCATTCTACCCAGATGTCAACAGGTGCTCCTGTAGGTGTTCGCGGATCACCTTCAACTGAAAGATTCATGCCGGGTGTAAAATCTAAAACCCCGAGTGCTGTCAGTATGTAAATCGGTTCTGCATCAACGATTAAAATGCTTTCATGTGTTTTACCGAGTTTACCGCAGGCAAAGAATTCGATATTGGCATCTCCACCGACAATGTTAATTTCACCCGGCACCCTTACCTCACGTTTGCTGGTATCAAAAACAACGTTGCCGAGTTGATAAGTATTTTCGCTAATTTGCTTCGGTTTTGCCAACTGAACGTCTGCAGCTGCCGTGGATTGTGGAAACACAGTGAGTTTTTCCGAAGCACTGTTATCACTGTCGTCTGCATCCGAGAGGGCGATGCGTGCCACAAATTCTATCTCTCCTTCTATTCCTGGTACCCAATCGGTTGAAATGACGGTCTCTGTGAGTTTTGAAGTCCAAAGGACTTCGGTGGTAGTAACCTTTTCATCATTGACATAGAACTCGATGTTGAGAATATCGTCAAGAGGAGTTCCTGTATTCCGAAGAGTAGCACTCAGTCGGACGGCTTCGCCGACGCGTGGCGTAGGAGGCGAAAATCGGAGGCTTCGTGGAACAATCCCGATATTTGGTTCAGTTGGACCTACCAGCGCATGACTCAAGGACATCACGGTGAAGCAGGTCGATAAAAAATCGCTCTCAGATCCGGTCCATCTTCCATCAGATTCCTGTTGTGCAACCAGCATCCGTGAGATTTCATCGTACCAATTGTAACCAGCAAGCGTGTCTAAGGTTGGCGGAATATCACAAAACCGTTGCAGCGAAAGTAAATAGTAGTAAAGCCATGAGTTAGAACCAGGGTTACGGGTTAATGACCAATGCTTTTTAACCCACTCAACCCCCTTCTGAATCTGCAGATCGTCAACTGGAACGCCACACGCCCGAAGTGCCCACAACCCTGTTGCAGTCATACTTCCATAGACACCTATTGCCCACGGTGAACCGTCATCAACCAAATTGTAGAGCCATCCCCCTGTTTCGGTTTGGTTCCGGCGAATCCATTGCTCGGCACGTGCCCATGTGTCCGGAGGAATATCAATTCCCCACTGCTTTGCGGCATAAAGTGCGTAGATAACCATGTTCATGTGGGCGCCATCGGCACTATAACCGTATCCCCAACCGCCATCGTCGCGGTCGTCCGTGAACTCACTGCCGCTGACGGGAAGTTGCTTTTTGACTAACTGATTCACAGCGAACTGGACACGCTCTCTGTAGGTGGCATCTTGCGTCGCGACTAAAGCCGGGATAACCACGGCAGATTGGTAGACAGCAAATTCGTTCCAGTTCTGCGCCAAGAGGAATTCTATCCCTTTTTGGACGGGTGGGTGCGAAGCCGTGTGCCCTGTTGCGAATAATGTTTGGAGTGCCAATGCTGTTTCTTGGGTCTGATCTTCACCGAAGTTCCAAGACTTGCCTGGGATAAAGTTTTCAGCGAGACCTTTTAGGTTCGCCCCGCAGGTAATGCAGATTAAGATGAGTTGGTTTTCAGTTCCACACTGCAAGCAGGTTCGGCTATGTCGTCCTTGTTGTGCTTCTATCCAATTAATACCCTTCGTTATCGTGTTCTGGATCTGTTCAGAGGTGACGGGCGGGAACGTTCGCGACACAGCGGTGATCGTTGCATGCGTGCGGTTATTGCCTATGTCCGTTTCTTCAATGTGTTTTTCACCGGTCGGGTTGACGACCGCATAAATTTCGGTCTTACCGGGAGGGGGTTGCCACTGTGTTTTCACACGTTTGCTCTCTCCCGGTTTTAACTCCAAGATTACATCCTTACAGAGGATTTGGAGCGGTTGTGTTGCTGGATCTGCCTCGTAGAGGTCAACAACCAGATCTTGGTTCATCGTTTGTTTTCCGCCGCCGATGTTCTTCACCTCAACTGAAATGGTAATCTCTTCTCCTTCAACCGGTGTTGGATTGGAAAAGGAGATACTATCAGTGTCAACACGGAAGTCTGGCAGCTGCGCGAATCCACTCGTGCTAAGGGAGGCAATAACAAATATTCCGATTGCCAATTTTAACAGTAGATTTCGGAAACTGACGCAATGCGTCAAACGAGGATACCTAATCATGATGCACCTCACATCTGTCAAAGAAGTTGTTATGATTCCGATGAGTACCACAACCGGATTTCGGTTTATCTTTCAACGCGGCGAACGTGGCAACTCCTACCAATTCTGAATTAGTTTCCTGCCCAGTGCCCGACGGAAACCGAGGAAGGTTGCGGAATAGGATTTTTGAACAGGGGCTGTCCACCTGCCGTCCATTTACTAATTTCACCTTGGAATGTTTCACCGAGTATATCCGCTATCCAAATACCGCCATCTGTAGGTGAAACACTAATTGCCACGATTGCCATGCCCGCAAGAAATTCAGCTCTCTTGCCCCCGTCTGGTCCCAAGTTCATTAACATGGATTGCTGTGAAACGACCCAGACACTTCCATCGGTGATATTGATGCGCGGTGACGTGGGATTCGGAATATCGGTAATTTCTACCAGTTTCTGTCCGCTCGCTGAAACCCGCATCAAAACACTATGTTGACTGTCAGCGATCCAAGCATTTCCTTCGTAGTCAACGGTTACACCTTTGGGTTCACCCATCGGTGGTGCGTCTGCGACTTTGTTTCCTGCAGCATCATAGCGTGCGATAGGACCTCGTGCGTTCGTTATCCATGCCGAACCGTCTGTAGGGTTTACTGCCACTGCGGGTTCATGGGCGGGTATTGTCGCGACAACTTGGGCACCGTCACCGGATACTTTTTTAACAGCATCAAGACCTGCGATCCATGCTGAACCATCGGCGGGGTTAATGGCAATCTGGTTCGGACGGTTAATATCGGGAATCTCTTTAAAATCGCCAGTATTCGGATTGTAACGATAGACGGTATTTGCCGCTGAAACTGCGATCCAAACAACGCCATCTGCTGGATTCACTTCGGCGGCAGTTGCTTGTGGTAAATTCGGAATAACCTGTGGATCGGCGTTTCCATCGGCGTATAATTTATAAACTGTATCTCCTTTGCTGACGACCCAACATTCTCCATTATATTGTCCATAACTGATGGAAACGCATAGAACCGACAACACCATTGCCCAACACATCTGCTTAATCATTTATATCTCCTCATTTTACTGTATGCGCTTGAAGCGCGCAATATATGATTCGTAAGAGCGCGCTATAAGCGACGCCTCCATTTTTTAAATCTTAACACAGTTGCCGTTAATTTTGCAAGAAATTTCATGCATCTTTACGGCCTACTATCCTGCTGAGATATTCGAGTAATCGACCGGTTTCAATTTTCTCTTTATTTCTTGATTTTTTTCAGGAAGGCGTGTATACTATATAATTAAAGTTCTGAACGGGCAGTTAACTGGATGCGTTTAAAACCTTATATTACCTCATGGAAAATGAAAATGAAATTTATTTCAACAAATAAACAGAGGACTGCCATCCCTTTAATTGGACTACTCATTTATCTTTCCACCGTTCCGATGCAGTTGTCCAATTATGTTTT is a window encoding:
- a CDS encoding zinc ribbon domain-containing protein, whose protein sequence is MPLFEYHCDDCTAEFEVLQRASDVNSPLECPKCGALNPTKRFSAFATTGTQKETASDPAT